The following nucleotide sequence is from Nitrospira sp..
CACCTGAGCCCATTAAACGCTGGCTGCTCGGCATCGAGTCACCCGCCTATCACTTGTGGTCCATTGGAACGGCGATCGGTCGCTCGCCGTTCCAACTTGCTAGAGATCGATCCATGGACCGTCCAGTTTTAACGCGCGAGGATGTGACGGATGTGCGTGCGTTGTTTGTGGCGGATCCCTTTATGATCCGAGTGCACGACCTATGGCATATGTTCTTTGAGGTGTACAATTACGATTCCGATCGAGGTGAGATCGGCTGGGCAACGAGCTGCGATGGTCGTGTATGGAACTATGAGCAGATCGTCTTGAGGGAGTCTTTCCATCTATCTTATCCGTATGTGTTTGAGTGGAATGGATGCCACTATATGGTTCCAGAAAGCCATCAGGCTCGGAGTGTTCGTCTTTACGAAGCCAAGCAATTTCCCACCGAGTGGGTGTGCACGGACGTTTTGCTTAAGGGGGAGTGCTTCAACGATAGTTCTCTATTCCGCTATGGCCAGCATTGGTGGATGTTGAGTGAAACCAGCTCGGAGCTACGCCACGATACGTTGCGGCTGTATTACTCGCGTCACCTCCGATGTGGGTGGCAGGAGCATTCACGTTCCCCCATCATTCAAGCGAACCCTCACACAGCGCGGCCGGCTGGCCGCGTGAGGGTAGTGGGGGATAAGTTAATTCGATTTGCGCAGGACTGCTCCCCAATTTATGGAACCTCCGTGCGCGCGTTCGAAATTACGGACCTGACCCTCGTTACCTATGAAGAGCGAGTGTTACTGGCGCAACCATTTTTAGGTCCTAACTGGAGGCCTTGGATGCAAGGAGGGATGCACCATATCGACTTGCACCACCTGGGGACAAACCAATGGATTGCGTGCATGGACGGATGGAGACCAGTAGGTGGGTTGGTGCCAGAAGCGTGGCAGGCCGCAAAGTGCTAAGACGTGTACGGCGATTTCTGCAGCGTTTTCAACTCTACCTGTGGGTTCGGGAGGTGCTCTCAGCAGTTCGGCAGGTGACACACCAATTTCACGGTGGAGTCGTCTCGTTACATACAGCTGGTGCAGCGAAAGGTAATGTACTTATTTCCTATGACAATGAAGGGTTGTTGTGCAAGATGCGAGGCGTGGCAATTCCGACCAGTCACCCGCAATTGTACAAGACTATGGCCATGGCTCAGACCTACCTTGATCTTGGCTATGACGTTGATGTCATTCATTGTGAGAATCACAAGTTTATTCCATGGAAATCATACGATGTCATCGTTGACACCCGATTTAATTTGCAACGCCTGCGGCCCTACTTGCCGTCAGGCTGCATAAAAATCCTGCATTGCGACACCGCTCACATCATTTATCAGAATCTGGCCGAAATGGTGAGAATCCAGAATCTGCAGCGTAGAAAAGGCGTGACAATTCCCCCTAATCGTCTGGAAACCCCGCATCTAGGGGTTGAACATGCGGATTACCTCACAACTTGCGGGAATGAATTTACGACGAACACTTATACCTATGCCAATAAGCCCATTTTCCGCCTTCCGATGGTGGTTCAAAAAATGTGGCCGTGGCCGGATGATAAAGATTTTGAAGCTTCTCGTCGACGGTTTCTCTGGTTCGGAAGTCGAGGAATGGTTCATAAAGGTCTCGATATAGTTCTGGAAGCATTCATTCAAATGCCCGAATACCAACTGACTATCATTGGGCCGGTGCTGGAGGAGCCGCAGTTTGTTGATTTGTATCGAAAAGAATTGTTTCATACTCGGAACATCCATTTCGTCGGATGGGTGGATAATGTAGATGAAGAGTTTGGAAAGATCTTGAAGCAAAACGTGGCGCATGTTTTCGCGTCCTGTTCAGAAGCAGGAGCGGCTGCAGTTCTAGAGACGATGGCTGGCGGGGTGATTCCTATTGTCACTTACGAATCGTCCATTGATGTGAAGAGTTTCGGAGTCCTGCTGGAAGATGCTACTGTTGAATCGGTTATGCATCGAGTTCGGGAGATAGCTGCGATGTCCAGAGAACAGTTGCTTAAGATGAGCAAGAGAGCGTGGGAGTGTGCACATAGTAACCATACGCCGGAGAAGTTTGAGCATGCCTATCGTGCAGTTATTGAGATGCTGTTGGCGAAGCACGGTAAGGGGTAATAGCAGCAGGTACTGTCTCCGCCTGCGTAGCAAGACAGTTGTGCCCTAAAACGCATGTCAGAACCAAGAAAGTCGAGCATCGTTCAGCGTCTCAGCCGGTTTTCCAGTGTCATATTGGGGACGGGAGCAGTGACATCACTGTTCGTGT
It contains:
- a CDS encoding glycosyltransferase is translated as MAGRKVLRRVRRFLQRFQLYLWVREVLSAVRQVTHQFHGGVVSLHTAGAAKGNVLISYDNEGLLCKMRGVAIPTSHPQLYKTMAMAQTYLDLGYDVDVIHCENHKFIPWKSYDVIVDTRFNLQRLRPYLPSGCIKILHCDTAHIIYQNLAEMVRIQNLQRRKGVTIPPNRLETPHLGVEHADYLTTCGNEFTTNTYTYANKPIFRLPMVVQKMWPWPDDKDFEASRRRFLWFGSRGMVHKGLDIVLEAFIQMPEYQLTIIGPVLEEPQFVDLYRKELFHTRNIHFVGWVDNVDEEFGKILKQNVAHVFASCSEAGAAAVLETMAGGVIPIVTYESSIDVKSFGVLLEDATVESVMHRVREIAAMSREQLLKMSKRAWECAHSNHTPEKFEHAYRAVIEMLLAKHGKG